In one Phycisphaeraceae bacterium genomic region, the following are encoded:
- the thiE gene encoding thiamine phosphate synthase, with the protein MPNILRILDANSNRAREALRVMEEAARFLLDDAALVDGLKTLRHDLAAALELVPALEANRDTPGDVGTTIKTSREVSRESAADVALAAGKRLSEALRALEEYGKTLGTTAGDFAIRIESIRYRGYDLEQRLNLAMGSGIRKQWKLCVLITEDLCKGHDWLAVAEGAITGGADCLQLREKSLEGSELLTRTKKLVTMARPRGVAVIVNDRPDIALLGEADGVHLGQTDLPCAEARRLVGRRLLIGVSTSNLSQARQALSDGADYCGVGPMFTTITKHKEHIVGPDYLREYAAWGKLPHLAIGGITVERVGELLRAGGQGIAVSSIVCGAIDPAAVTRELLKAMSVA; encoded by the coding sequence ATGCCCAATATCCTTCGCATCCTCGATGCCAACAGTAATCGGGCACGTGAAGCCTTGCGGGTCATGGAGGAAGCGGCGCGTTTCCTGCTCGATGATGCGGCGCTGGTCGATGGTCTAAAAACGCTGAGGCATGATCTTGCCGCAGCACTGGAACTGGTCCCAGCTCTTGAAGCCAATCGTGATACCCCCGGTGATGTCGGAACCACGATCAAAACCTCGCGCGAGGTATCCCGTGAATCAGCGGCCGATGTGGCACTCGCTGCTGGTAAACGACTCAGTGAAGCACTGCGAGCACTCGAAGAGTATGGCAAGACACTGGGGACGACGGCAGGTGACTTCGCGATACGGATCGAGTCGATCCGCTACCGAGGTTATGACCTTGAGCAACGGCTTAATCTTGCGATGGGCAGCGGCATACGAAAGCAATGGAAGCTCTGCGTTCTGATCACAGAGGATCTATGCAAGGGTCATGATTGGCTGGCGGTCGCAGAAGGCGCGATCACTGGCGGCGCGGATTGCCTGCAACTGCGCGAGAAATCCCTTGAAGGGAGCGAACTGCTTACCCGTACGAAAAAACTCGTCACGATGGCGCGGCCGCGCGGCGTCGCGGTCATCGTCAACGACCGACCGGATATTGCGCTGCTGGGTGAAGCCGACGGGGTCCATCTGGGGCAAACGGACCTGCCCTGTGCCGAAGCGCGACGACTCGTCGGTCGGCGACTTCTCATCGGAGTCAGCACGTCTAACCTTTCTCAGGCCCGGCAGGCACTGAGCGATGGCGCGGATTACTGCGGTGTCGGCCCAATGTTCACAACGATCACCAAACACAAGGAACACATCGTCGGTCCGGACTATCTGCGAGAGTATGCCGCGTGGGGAAAACTGCCGCATCTGGCAATCGGCGGGATCACCGTCGAGCGCGTCGGAGAGTTGCTCCGCGCGGGAGGGCAGGGTATCGCGGTGTCGTCGATAGTCTGTGGCGCCATCGATCCAGCTGCGGTGACACGGGAATTGCTAAAGGCAATGAGCGTCGCGTAA
- a CDS encoding lipid-A-disaccharide synthase N-terminal domain-containing protein — protein MTVLLISLALVGIALAQNVTTDTATAPAATTLAATEPSAVDPEAATLSFPYEGRNQTIRIERADNDYIIVIETDKGLRKLTPNQFFDLIYSQQKNARKNFLFRLFNITSWLGIFWVTFGLIGQLVFMSRMILQWLASEKKGKSVVPVGFWWGSLIGGVMLLTYFCWRRDIVGILGQSAGSLVYARNLWMIYAGPKTASTPGDGD, from the coding sequence ATGACCGTACTGCTGATTTCACTTGCACTCGTGGGTATCGCACTTGCGCAGAACGTGACCACTGACACGGCGACTGCGCCTGCGGCAACGACCCTTGCCGCCACGGAACCCTCTGCTGTTGATCCCGAAGCGGCCACCCTCTCTTTTCCCTACGAGGGACGCAACCAGACGATCAGGATTGAGCGCGCGGATAACGATTACATCATCGTGATCGAAACGGATAAGGGGCTGCGCAAGCTGACGCCGAATCAGTTTTTCGATTTGATCTACTCTCAACAGAAAAACGCACGAAAAAACTTTCTTTTCCGTCTGTTCAACATCACCTCGTGGCTGGGTATTTTCTGGGTGACCTTCGGCCTAATCGGTCAGCTCGTCTTCATGTCGCGCATGATCCTCCAATGGCTCGCCAGTGAAAAAAAGGGGAAATCTGTGGTACCCGTTGGGTTCTGGTGGGGAAGCCTCATCGGCGGCGTGATGCTGCTGACCTATTTCTGCTGGCGGCGCGATATCGTCGGCATCCTCGGCCAGTCGGCAGGCTCGCTGGTGTATGCCAGAAATCTCTGGATGATTTACGCTGGCCCTAAAACCGCTTCCACCCCAGGAGATGGCGATTAA
- a CDS encoding glycosyltransferase family 2 protein — MTEPNLVPAPELSIVVPAHNEEGNVVPLIAEIQQVIIDAGIAAELVIVDDGSKDATMARLVEQAASRSWVRVLHRDKAMGQSAAMYAGIQASRGKYVATLDADLQNDPADLPAMLAKVRSGEADMAQGLRANRQDTIIRKITSWVGRTTRRLMLNDHIRDTGCTTRVVRADIARQFPLMFKGMHRFMPVYASMVGARVIEMPVNHRPRVSGVAKYGIWDRALVGLYDCFVMRWMLKRYRNPVCEVATTQSPGKST; from the coding sequence ATGACCGAGCCGAACCTCGTCCCTGCGCCTGAGCTTTCGATCGTCGTCCCTGCTCACAATGAGGAGGGCAACGTCGTGCCGCTGATTGCCGAGATTCAGCAGGTCATTATTGATGCGGGTATCGCCGCGGAACTGGTGATCGTGGATGATGGATCAAAGGATGCGACCATGGCGCGGCTCGTGGAACAGGCGGCAAGCCGATCATGGGTCCGTGTGCTACACCGCGATAAAGCGATGGGGCAGTCCGCGGCAATGTATGCCGGTATTCAAGCCTCGCGGGGAAAATACGTCGCCACACTCGATGCCGATCTCCAGAACGACCCAGCCGACCTGCCTGCGATGCTCGCCAAGGTGCGCAGCGGAGAGGCTGACATGGCCCAGGGATTGCGCGCCAATCGACAAGACACGATCATCCGCAAGATCACCAGTTGGGTCGGTCGAACCACCCGCAGGCTCATGCTCAATGACCATATCCGTGACACCGGCTGCACGACGCGCGTCGTCCGGGCTGACATCGCCAGGCAGTTCCCGCTCATGTTCAAGGGAATGCATCGCTTCATGCCGGTGTATGCGAGCATGGTCGGCGCGCGCGTCATCGAGATGCCGGTGAATCATCGGCCGCGAGTTTCCGGCGTGGCGAAATATGGCATCTGGGATCGCGCGTTGGTCGGGCTGTACGACTGTTTCGTCATGCGATGGATGCTCAAGCGTTACCGTAATCCCGTTTGCGAGGTCGCTACGACCCAATCGCCCGGAAAGAGCACGTAA
- a CDS encoding DUF3488 domain-containing protein, producing the protein MGLIFLFRRLVYVQVLLGIVAFCMAERNPGLLLVAGAIGALSWYVVEGPAGRPLPQWTIMLGACASVGWLLVDLIFMDSNIIVAMGHFTMWLQVLLLYSRKSNREYGEILVLSLLQMIGASVISISMIYALLLIGYCVLALFSVLLFQLKITSDLVLEAIQAGAPAGVKIHRPAPVVGRSHRWHFRLMTLTIGIVCTAVGLLVFIIAPRSSNANLNKYLLPPAVDRQVGFNSRIELGSSQLIGNNSEPAMHLTLSLNGRELTDDEPGWLLRGAALDHYDATTRTWSRGRMSNYDSAIDLPPEGRSLLTFPSNASILEARVILRNNTQRHLFSLYPPIHIRSEKLRSVLFNPRDCQLANPDIASGVTSYVVRSPLLVGENVPQEYADKAVQGTRLTTAVELPQGNNAGGYYASGWHPNVDAIRDLTLKVIRDAGLDRPIRNSYEPQDEQIANILVNYLRSNYAYSLTPAPRSGTTDPIAVFLFKSRQGHCELFASALAAMTRSLGMRTRLVTGYRCGEYNRLGGYYLIRQSDAHAWCEIDLGEHGWHSFDPTPPASLLAQHASGNSWFRPLSELYEHLEFTWMNFVVSYDRSRRDRVISDTRAQFEEVARAQTHWLLQIYKQVSNFTSQFSFDGTSLVIIIVIGFFIIVGIASLIRMAVIRRRRLVALQLTAMPRKQRRGLVRQLRFYLTMLDLLEHHGHIRPAWQSPFSFAKQLATTNPARFDPVISLTEVFYEIRFGHRNLDQERQQRVDQDLRTLAAALAHKHPSHGPGSHGTAR; encoded by the coding sequence TGCTGGTCGCCGGTGCGATTGGTGCGTTGAGCTGGTACGTGGTCGAGGGGCCCGCCGGCCGGCCGCTGCCTCAGTGGACGATCATGCTCGGAGCGTGTGCGTCAGTCGGCTGGCTGCTGGTCGACCTGATTTTCATGGACTCCAACATCATCGTCGCGATGGGTCACTTCACGATGTGGCTCCAGGTACTGCTGCTTTACAGCCGCAAGTCCAACCGCGAGTACGGCGAAATCCTCGTACTGAGTCTGCTCCAGATGATCGGCGCCAGCGTCATCAGCATATCGATGATCTACGCACTGCTGCTGATCGGGTATTGCGTGCTGGCGCTCTTCTCCGTGCTGCTTTTCCAGCTCAAAATCACCAGCGACCTGGTGCTGGAGGCCATCCAGGCCGGTGCTCCCGCCGGGGTCAAGATTCACCGCCCCGCTCCAGTGGTCGGTCGCAGTCATCGCTGGCATTTCCGCTTGATGACGTTGACCATCGGCATTGTCTGCACAGCCGTCGGGCTGCTGGTCTTCATCATTGCGCCGCGATCATCCAACGCGAATCTCAATAAATATCTCCTGCCCCCGGCCGTCGATCGACAGGTTGGTTTCAATTCCCGGATCGAACTGGGAAGCAGTCAACTCATCGGCAACAACTCTGAGCCGGCCATGCACCTGACACTTTCGCTCAACGGTCGAGAGCTCACCGACGACGAACCCGGCTGGCTGCTCCGTGGCGCAGCACTGGATCATTACGACGCAACCACACGCACCTGGTCGCGCGGCAGGATGTCGAATTACGACAGCGCGATCGACCTCCCCCCTGAGGGGCGATCCCTGCTGACATTCCCCAGCAACGCCTCGATCCTCGAAGCACGAGTCATCCTGCGGAACAACACGCAAAGGCATCTCTTTTCCCTGTATCCGCCCATCCACATCCGCAGCGAAAAACTCCGATCCGTGCTCTTTAATCCGCGTGACTGTCAGCTTGCTAATCCTGATATTGCGTCGGGGGTGACGAGCTACGTGGTCCGTTCACCGCTGCTGGTCGGTGAGAACGTTCCGCAGGAATACGCTGACAAGGCGGTGCAGGGGACACGGTTGACCACGGCAGTGGAATTGCCGCAGGGAAACAACGCAGGCGGCTATTACGCCAGCGGCTGGCATCCGAACGTGGATGCGATCCGTGACCTGACACTCAAGGTGATCCGTGATGCGGGACTCGATCGACCTATCCGCAATTCCTATGAGCCACAGGATGAGCAGATAGCAAATATCCTCGTCAACTACCTCCGCAGTAACTACGCCTACTCGCTCACTCCCGCACCCCGTTCGGGTACTACGGACCCCATCGCGGTGTTTCTGTTCAAAAGCAGGCAGGGCCACTGCGAATTGTTCGCCTCGGCACTGGCGGCCATGACGAGATCACTGGGCATGCGGACACGGCTGGTCACCGGTTACCGCTGCGGGGAATACAACCGACTCGGCGGTTACTATCTCATCCGTCAGAGCGACGCCCACGCCTGGTGTGAAATCGATCTGGGTGAGCATGGATGGCATTCGTTCGACCCCACGCCGCCCGCATCACTTCTGGCGCAGCACGCCAGCGGAAATTCCTGGTTCCGTCCGCTCAGCGAGTTGTACGAACACCTGGAGTTCACCTGGATGAACTTCGTGGTTTCTTACGACCGGAGCCGGCGTGATCGTGTGATCTCCGATACACGGGCACAATTTGAAGAGGTCGCCCGTGCCCAGACGCACTGGCTGCTCCAGATTTACAAGCAGGTCAGTAATTTCACCTCACAGTTCAGCTTCGATGGGACGAGTCTGGTCATCATCATCGTGATCGGGTTTTTTATCATCGTCGGCATTGCGAGCCTGATTCGGATGGCGGTCATCCGACGCCGACGACTCGTGGCACTGCAACTGACCGCGATGCCCCGTAAGCAGAGGCGAGGCCTGGTGCGGCAACTCCGTTTTTATCTGACGATGCTTGACCTGCTGGAACATCACGGCCACATCCGGCCCGCGTGGCAGAGTCCGTTCAGCTTTGCCAAACAACTGGCGACTACCAATCCCGCGCGATTTGACCCGGTCATCTCGCTTACGGAGGTTTTTTACGAAATACGATTCGGCCATCGAAACCTCGATCAGGAACGTCAGCAACGGGTTGATCAGGACTTGCGAACTCTCGCTGCGGCTTTAGCCCACAAACATCCCTCTCACGGACCGGGATCGCACGGTACGGCTCGATGA